In Molothrus aeneus isolate 106 unplaced genomic scaffold, BPBGC_Maene_1.0 scaffold_34, whole genome shotgun sequence, a single window of DNA contains:
- the LOC136570450 gene encoding olfactory receptor 14J1-like, which produces MDSISQVIHDCETSAAIKQAQQVKPLWYGVLWSKYKYGEAWQIDSIPLPQTRQGKRYVLTMVEAATGWLETNPVPHTTAQNTILGLEKQVLWRHAEYFLLTIMCYDRYVSICKPLHYGTLQGSRACAHMAAAAWASAFLHALLHTANAFSLPLCQGNALGHFFCEIPQILKLSCSRSTFRKIWISLLGVCLAFGCFVFIVFSYVQIFRAVVRIPSEQGRHKAFSTCLPHLAVLSLFLSTGFFAYLKPPSISSPSLDLGVSILYSVVPPALNPLIYSLRKQKLKAAVRTLMTGQFQKH; this is translated from the exons atggacagtatttctcaggttatccatgactgtgagacgtctgctgccatcaagcaggcccagcaggtgaagcCCCTGTGGTACGGTGTGCTgtggtccaagtacaagtatggggaggcctggcagattgactccatcccactgccccagacacgccagggcaagcgctacgtgctgaccatggtggaagccgCCACGGGATGGCTGGAGACCAaccctgtgcctcacaccactgcccagaacaccatcctgggcctggaaaagcaagtcctgtggAGACATG CAGAGTATTTCCTcctgaccatcatgtgctacgaccgctatgtgtccatctgcaaacccctgcactatGGGAccctccagggcagcagagcttgtgcccacatggcagcagctgcctgggccagtgcctttctccatgctctgctgcacacagccaatgcattttccctgcccctgtgccagggcaatgccctgggccacttcttctgtgaaatcccacagatcctcaagctctcctgctcacgCTCCACCTTCAGAAAAATTTGGATTTCATTGCTTGGTGTCTGTTTAGCTTTTggctgttttgtgttcattgttttctcctatgtgcagatcttcagggctgtggtgaggatcccctctgagcagggacggcacaaagccttttccacctgcctccctcacctggccgtGCTCTCCCTGTTTCTCAGCACTGGCTTTTTTGCCTACCTGAAGcccccctccatctcctccccatccctggatctgggAGTGTCCATTCTGTACTcggtggtgcctccagccctgaatcccctcatctacagcctgaggaagCAGAAGCTCAAGGCTGCAGTGCGGACACTGATGACTGGACAGTTTCAGAAACATTAA